A section of the Dehalobacter sp. DCM genome encodes:
- a CDS encoding helix-turn-helix domain-containing protein — MVEIGPIIRDIRKTKQLSLRNIAERTDLTMGYLSLVERNKVSPSLSSIEKIAGAMSIPVSSLFPRPKIQTQYIPKERRTHLHHSLGGLLEYLCNPTPSSSLCVYITKIHALESMIFQHEGTELIYVLHGELHLYVGTEEYVMREGDAILFNASAPHWGVPCDDKLEMIVACTSINNCHLFSEKSTR, encoded by the coding sequence ATGGTTGAAATAGGTCCCATCATTCGTGATATCCGGAAAACGAAACAGCTGAGTTTGAGAAATATTGCCGAAAGAACGGATTTGACTATGGGCTATCTCAGTCTGGTAGAGAGAAACAAGGTCAGCCCTTCTTTATCGAGTATAGAAAAAATTGCCGGTGCTATGAGTATTCCGGTGTCTTCACTTTTTCCCCGGCCGAAGATCCAAACCCAATATATTCCCAAGGAAAGACGCACTCATCTGCATCATTCGCTGGGAGGATTATTGGAATATCTTTGTAACCCCACGCCGAGCAGCTCTCTCTGTGTATATATTACAAAGATCCATGCTTTAGAAAGCATGATCTTCCAGCATGAAGGAACTGAACTGATTTATGTATTACATGGTGAATTACACTTATATGTTGGAACGGAGGAATACGTAATGCGAGAAGGAGATGCCATTCTCTTTAACGCCTCTGCACCGCATTGGGGTGTCCCTTGCGATGACAAACTAGAAATGATCGTTGCCTGCACTTCAATCAATAACTGTCATCTATTCTCTGAAAAATCAACACGTTGA
- a CDS encoding helix-turn-helix domain-containing protein, whose product MKVGKLISNIRKERHLSITNLSEMINVSISYISQIEHDFISPSLSTLEKISRALDVPINIFFHEQDPVHSFVKSNEVKAINHMGCVYQQLTDSPNQEIDSLIISGDLVTMSPVLHEGVKLLYMLEGETLWFVASDEYRLKEGDSLYFDASTPHGCRHQFTPSAKVVVISAVMKKKPDSPICNP is encoded by the coding sequence ATGAAAGTAGGGAAATTGATTAGCAATATCCGTAAGGAACGCCATCTGAGCATTACAAATCTATCAGAAATGATTAATGTGAGTATCAGTTATATAAGCCAAATTGAACATGACTTTATTAGCCCCTCTTTGTCAACTCTAGAAAAGATCTCTCGTGCCTTAGATGTCCCCATTAATATCTTTTTTCATGAGCAGGATCCTGTCCATAGTTTTGTTAAAAGTAATGAAGTAAAAGCAATAAACCATATGGGCTGTGTGTATCAGCAGCTGACCGATAGTCCGAATCAAGAAATTGATAGCCTGATCATCAGCGGTGATTTAGTCACTATGTCACCCGTACTTCACGAAGGAGTTAAACTGCTTTATATGCTGGAAGGTGAAACCCTTTGGTTTGTTGCATCTGATGAATACCGCTTGAAAGAAGGCGATTCTCTCTATTTCGATGCATCGACACCGCATGGCTGTCGTCATCAGTTTACTCCATCGGCTAAGGTAGTCGTAATCTCTGCGGTCATGAAGAAAAAACCAGACTCACCAATTTGCAACCCATAA
- a CDS encoding helix-turn-helix transcriptional regulator, whose translation MTGQLIESEFIERKNVKDILKNVLSYPLNIVVAPIGYGKTTAVKKYVQDIKIRSVWISMSELGKDNDFFWQELIKSIAQFNQTLTEELQSLGFPSDNIRIAKALNIIKKRSAKEEIIIVFDDYYLIENNEKNELLLNLIQLKIPYLHIIILSRFMPDIPVAGLIVSGLCHLLDHDVLAFSIDETEKYLSLYGCHVNKKQLEEIQDYTCGWITAICLTKNYLVNGEADAFSKFYHDSELLLKSVITHIYEPEITEFLYKICFLESFTMDQACFILEEKKVIDYIKRLYRDSFFILRNHEGAYKLNKIVRNLLCSGREPNKNDIDYQKLYARAGLWYINEKKYIEGLSCLFKAQHLEDILMVMDKKETTLDIIQSALIINDNLLEMILSMQDQIKYQYPMAMIKLIYIYCLVRDKEKGAEMFNLLANYYNVYNHATYSNKRILGEIEFHCSITVFNDIQKVFDHFDKSYELLKGQSYISDKHDGLIFSSPHLSYMYYREKGHYKDIIEILSSRYESYLCLIGSNYVSFQYLVFAEYYLETGDLEQAQLNVLKAVHLAQKDRFVYLLVCAKFTLTRLYLAQGNISGVNECLSYFAVISQNDDNLYIRTTVDIARAYIYSCMDQIDEIPEWIKSRTNLNESFRHSMDVFSIVYGKYVLLSGDFIELDALINNFLAQFRVYNNQLGYIYTFIYSAAAKCTLYGIADGVVELNKALTIAEADNIVMPFAENAEYILPILKSELVNVNSTYLKRLTACCIEHLAIKRKIKRSKGFLSDREIEILQSLNDGLKIKEIAKKLFLSPNTVSTHMKNIYSKLDVNNKIAAIKKACEINII comes from the coding sequence TTGACTGGGCAATTAATTGAAAGCGAGTTTATAGAAAGAAAGAATGTTAAGGATATTCTGAAGAATGTACTATCATACCCACTGAATATTGTAGTTGCTCCGATTGGCTACGGTAAAACAACCGCTGTCAAAAAATATGTACAAGATATAAAAATTCGCTCTGTATGGATTTCAATGTCAGAGCTAGGGAAGGATAATGATTTTTTTTGGCAGGAGTTAATCAAAAGTATTGCTCAATTTAATCAAACATTAACCGAAGAACTACAATCTCTCGGTTTTCCTTCGGATAATATAAGAATTGCCAAGGCTCTTAATATTATCAAAAAACGATCGGCTAAAGAAGAAATAATTATCGTCTTTGACGACTATTATTTGATTGAAAACAATGAGAAGAACGAATTATTATTGAATCTTATTCAGTTAAAAATACCCTACCTGCACATTATAATATTAAGCCGATTTATGCCGGACATCCCAGTTGCCGGGCTAATTGTTTCAGGTTTGTGTCATTTATTAGATCATGATGTACTCGCCTTTAGCATCGATGAAACTGAAAAGTATCTTAGTTTATATGGATGTCATGTAAACAAAAAGCAACTGGAGGAAATTCAGGATTATACTTGCGGGTGGATTACGGCTATTTGTCTAACCAAGAATTATTTAGTCAATGGGGAAGCGGATGCTTTTTCTAAATTTTATCATGATAGTGAATTGTTATTAAAATCAGTGATTACTCATATTTATGAGCCGGAAATTACGGAATTTCTTTATAAGATATGTTTTTTAGAATCATTCACTATGGATCAGGCATGTTTCATTTTAGAGGAAAAAAAAGTAATCGATTACATAAAACGGCTTTATAGGGATAGCTTTTTTATTTTAAGAAATCATGAAGGTGCTTATAAATTAAATAAGATAGTAAGAAATCTCCTTTGCAGTGGAAGGGAGCCTAATAAAAATGATATCGATTATCAGAAACTCTATGCAAGAGCAGGTCTTTGGTACATCAATGAGAAAAAGTACATTGAAGGGTTAAGTTGTTTATTTAAAGCGCAACATTTGGAAGATATATTAATGGTAATGGACAAAAAAGAGACAACCCTTGATATCATTCAATCTGCGCTTATAATCAACGATAACCTTTTGGAAATGATACTTAGTATGCAAGATCAAATAAAATACCAATATCCTATGGCCATGATTAAACTAATCTATATCTATTGCTTGGTTAGAGATAAAGAAAAGGGCGCAGAGATGTTTAATCTTTTGGCTAACTATTATAATGTATATAATCACGCGACATACAGTAACAAAAGAATTCTCGGTGAGATAGAATTTCATTGTAGTATAACTGTTTTTAATGATATCCAAAAAGTTTTTGACCATTTTGATAAGTCTTACGAACTTTTAAAGGGACAATCGTATATCAGTGATAAGCATGATGGACTCATATTTAGTTCACCCCATCTATCATATATGTACTATCGAGAAAAAGGGCACTATAAGGATATTATAGAGATTTTATCATCCAGGTATGAAAGCTATCTCTGTCTTATTGGCAGTAATTATGTCAGTTTTCAATACTTAGTATTTGCAGAATACTACCTTGAAACAGGCGATCTCGAACAAGCCCAACTTAATGTATTAAAAGCAGTTCATCTCGCACAAAAAGATAGATTTGTTTACCTGCTCGTATGTGCTAAATTCACTTTAACTCGTCTTTATCTTGCTCAAGGTAATATTTCCGGAGTCAATGAATGTTTGAGCTATTTTGCGGTTATAAGTCAGAATGATGATAACCTGTATATTCGAACCACCGTGGATATAGCTAGGGCCTATATATATTCCTGTATGGATCAAATAGACGAAATACCCGAGTGGATTAAAAGTAGAACGAATCTGAATGAAAGTTTCAGGCACAGTATGGATGTTTTTAGTATCGTATATGGTAAGTATGTGCTCCTTTCCGGTGATTTTATTGAGCTTGATGCTCTAATAAATAATTTTCTCGCTCAATTTCGAGTGTATAACAATCAGTTGGGATATATTTATACCTTTATATACAGTGCGGCTGCCAAGTGTACTCTTTATGGAATAGCTGATGGTGTTGTAGAACTAAATAAGGCATTGACTATCGCTGAGGCAGATAATATTGTTATGCCTTTTGCTGAAAACGCAGAATATATATTGCCCATTTTAAAAAGTGAGTTAGTTAATGTGAATTCAACCTATCTGAAGCGGCTCACCGCCTGTTGTATAGAGCATCTTGCTATAAAAAGAAAAATTAAAAGATCCAAAGGCTTCCTATCTGATCGAGAAATCGAAATATTACAGTCTTTAAATGACGGATTAAAAATAAAGGAAATTGCCAAAAAATTATTTCTTTCACCAAATACAGTTAGCACCCATATGAAAAATATCTATTCCAAATTGGATGTTAACAATAAAATTGCTGCTATTAAAAAGGCTTGTGAAATCAATATTATTTAA
- a CDS encoding hybrid sensor histidine kinase/response regulator: MSDSTAEQTLDQQNEEILDDFPEGMINAEERNKNNVDGDISLLTDIYALCNQLIIKDDLHSVYHAVVDTALMLTNADKGFIQVPDEKNLGALKLIEYSGMKEHKVPYAIPIGEDCSGRAYTALKRVIVKEVSSSTIFSKENRQILLAEDIQAVQSTPLISSKGNTQGILSTCYSQKHDLNTRDLRVIDILAPIAGDMIELAKDREETNQKVKEALAINEELRRMDQHKNAFLSMLSHELRNPLASIMMSLSLLDVPENNKEALRAKKAIKRQSALLSRLIDDLLDVTRISSSKMTLKREYIDLNMIISRAIDDYKEQFERGGVHLEVDLPLVPLYIEADPARITQIIGNILHNAVKFSGSGCLTAVTVYKEGAEAVIRIRDNGIGIERDLLEDLFKPFAQAADRNSERNGQGLGLGLAIVKGIVELHGGIIEAFSEGLGKGTEFIIRLPLGEGPNNLSCQQNIEDKKAAQVFKILVIDDVPDIAEILSSLLCSLGHDVISAKSGKEGLDKARTFHPDVILCDIGMIGIDGYEVAQRIRNDSELKDVYLIALSGYAQEMDIKKSMHAGFDKHLAKPLDLAVLDKILLGISKR, encoded by the coding sequence ATGAGCGATAGTACGGCAGAACAAACACTTGATCAACAGAATGAAGAGATTCTTGATGACTTTCCGGAAGGTATGATAAATGCGGAAGAAAGGAATAAGAACAATGTGGATGGCGATATTTCCTTGTTGACTGATATATATGCTTTGTGCAATCAATTAATTATCAAAGATGACTTGCATAGTGTTTATCACGCCGTTGTTGATACAGCTCTGATGCTGACCAACGCAGATAAAGGGTTTATCCAGGTTCCAGATGAAAAGAACCTGGGCGCGTTGAAGCTCATTGAATACTCTGGGATGAAAGAACATAAAGTTCCATATGCTATCCCCATCGGAGAAGATTGTTCCGGGAGAGCCTACACAGCGTTAAAACGGGTTATTGTCAAAGAGGTATCCAGTTCAACGATTTTTTCGAAGGAGAATAGACAGATTCTCCTTGCGGAAGATATACAGGCGGTTCAGTCTACGCCACTGATCAGCAGCAAGGGGAATACTCAAGGGATACTGTCGACATGTTATAGTCAAAAGCACGATCTGAATACAAGAGATTTACGGGTGATTGATATACTAGCACCGATTGCAGGCGATATGATTGAGTTAGCCAAAGATCGCGAAGAAACAAATCAGAAAGTGAAAGAAGCCCTCGCAATTAACGAAGAACTCCGACGCATGGACCAGCATAAGAACGCCTTCCTCAGCATGCTCTCTCATGAGCTCCGTAATCCGCTGGCTTCCATCATGATGAGTCTGTCATTGCTTGATGTTCCGGAAAATAATAAGGAAGCATTACGAGCGAAAAAGGCTATAAAACGGCAGTCTGCACTGCTTTCGCGACTTATCGACGATCTGTTGGATGTCACGCGTATTTCATCGAGCAAAATGACACTAAAAAGAGAATATATTGATTTGAATATGATAATTTCACGGGCGATTGATGATTACAAGGAACAATTTGAACGCGGAGGCGTTCACTTAGAGGTTGACCTGCCGTTAGTTCCTTTATATATCGAAGCAGATCCGGCACGGATAACACAAATTATCGGCAATATACTGCACAATGCGGTAAAATTTTCTGGAAGCGGCTGCTTGACCGCAGTGACTGTCTATAAGGAAGGTGCCGAAGCAGTTATTCGTATCCGGGATAATGGCATTGGTATCGAACGTGATTTATTAGAAGATTTATTTAAGCCTTTTGCACAGGCAGCAGATAGGAACTCAGAAAGGAATGGTCAAGGCCTCGGACTCGGTTTAGCCATTGTTAAAGGCATCGTGGAGCTCCATGGCGGTATTATTGAGGCATTTAGTGAAGGTTTAGGCAAAGGAACAGAATTTATTATTCGGTTGCCGCTTGGAGAAGGGCCGAATAATCTTTCTTGTCAGCAAAACATTGAAGATAAAAAGGCTGCGCAAGTTTTTAAGATATTGGTGATTGATGATGTCCCGGATATTGCGGAAATTCTCAGTTCCTTGTTATGCTCCCTGGGTCATGATGTTATTTCGGCCAAGAGCGGCAAAGAGGGGCTAGATAAAGCCAGAACATTTCATCCCGACGTCATCCTGTGTGATATCGGTATGATAGGAATTGACGGGTATGAGGTTGCGCAAAGAATAAGAAACGACAGTGAATTAAAGGATGTCTATTTAATTGCCTTATCCGGGTACGCTCAAGAAATGGATATTAAGAAGAGTATGCATGCCGGTTTTGATAAACATCTCGCCAAACCGTTAGACTTAGCTGTCTTAGACAAGATTCTGCTTGGGATCTCCAAAAGGTAA